The Candidatus Scalindua japonica genome contains a region encoding:
- the gatA gene encoding Asp-tRNA(Asn)/Glu-tRNA(Gln) amidotransferase subunit GatA, which yields MLHNLSANNIKEKIINREITSQEVVEELFEWICLKDPSVKAYLYLDKEGALLKAKEIDKKLNNGDKIGLLAGIPVAIKDNICTSGIKTTCASRMLENFVPPYDAFVIKKIKEEDAVIIGKTNLDEFAMGSSNENSAFHVTRNPWNTDYIPGGSGGGSAAAVTSDMAFMALGSDTGGSIRQPSAFCGNVGFKPTYGRVSRYGLVAFASSLDQIGTISKDVYDAALLLQVVSGHDGCDSTSSKMDVPEYLADINCINSKLKIGVPREFFGAGLNPEVGNAVTNALDIYKKKGAEIVDLSLPHCGYAVAAYYIIATAEASSNLARYDGVRYGYRSQLSEDNIIDMYSRVRAEGFGSEVKRRILLGNYVLSAGFYDAYYLKASKVRTLIKSDFEDAFDKVDCIISPTCPSPAFKIGEKITDPLEMYLSDIYTIPANLVGIPGVSIPCGFTTTGLPIGMQIMGKYFEEKKILQIAKLFENETGFHLKKPEIK from the coding sequence ATATTACATAATTTAAGCGCAAACAACATAAAAGAAAAAATAATTAATCGAGAAATTACCTCGCAAGAGGTAGTTGAAGAACTCTTTGAATGGATTTGTCTTAAAGATCCTTCGGTTAAAGCTTATCTCTACTTAGATAAGGAGGGTGCTTTATTAAAGGCAAAAGAGATTGATAAGAAACTTAATAACGGTGACAAAATTGGGCTGCTTGCGGGTATTCCTGTTGCAATAAAAGATAATATATGTACATCAGGGATTAAGACAACCTGCGCGTCCAGGATGTTAGAAAACTTTGTTCCGCCTTATGACGCCTTTGTAATTAAAAAAATAAAGGAAGAGGATGCGGTAATTATCGGCAAGACTAATCTGGATGAATTTGCAATGGGCTCTTCAAATGAAAATTCTGCTTTTCATGTTACACGAAACCCATGGAATACTGATTATATACCTGGTGGTTCTGGTGGTGGATCTGCTGCAGCAGTAACGTCAGATATGGCATTTATGGCTTTGGGATCAGACACTGGTGGTTCAATCAGGCAGCCATCCGCATTTTGTGGGAACGTTGGTTTTAAACCAACATATGGCAGGGTTTCTCGATACGGGTTGGTTGCATTTGCATCTTCATTAGATCAGATCGGCACTATTTCGAAAGACGTATATGATGCTGCATTGCTTTTACAGGTTGTTTCTGGTCATGATGGATGCGACTCGACATCTTCGAAAATGGATGTACCTGAGTATCTGGCTGATATCAATTGCATAAATAGTAAGTTGAAGATAGGGGTGCCAAGGGAGTTTTTTGGTGCAGGACTTAATCCGGAGGTTGGAAACGCGGTAACTAATGCGTTAGATATTTATAAAAAAAAAGGAGCAGAAATAGTTGATTTGTCTCTTCCTCATTGTGGATATGCTGTTGCCGCATACTATATTATAGCAACTGCGGAAGCCAGCTCAAACTTGGCAAGGTATGATGGCGTTCGGTACGGGTATAGAAGCCAGTTAAGTGAAGACAATATTATTGATATGTACAGCAGGGTGCGCGCAGAAGGTTTTGGCAGTGAGGTAAAAAGGAGGATTTTATTAGGTAATTACGTATTAAGTGCCGGTTTTTATGATGCGTACTATTTGAAGGCTTCAAAAGTAAGAACCCTGATAAAGAGCGATTTCGAAGATGCTTTTGATAAAGTAGATTGTATCATTTCTCCTACTTGCCCATCACCGGCTTTTAAGATAGGAGAGAAGATTACTGATCCGCTTGAGATGTATTTGTCAGATATTTATACAATTCCTGCCAACCTGGTAGGAATACCAGGTGTTTCTATTCCTTGTGGATTCACAACAACAGGTTTGCCCATTGGTATGCAGATTATGGGGAAATATTTTGAAGAGAAAAAAATATTACAGATTGCAAAATTATTCGAGAATGAAACAGGTTTTCATTTGAAGAAACCTGAAATAAAGTGA
- the gatC gene encoding Asp-tRNA(Asn)/Glu-tRNA(Gln) amidotransferase subunit GatC: MDIDIKQIEKIADLSRIRLRDEEKGVFREQLIDILDYIEKLNELDTDGIQPMAYATSITNVFREDKQTPSFAHQEIIKLSPSSTNGFFKVPKVIE, from the coding sequence ATGGACATAGATATAAAACAGATTGAAAAAATTGCTGATCTTTCCCGAATCAGGCTTAGAGATGAAGAGAAAGGTGTTTTCCGGGAGCAGTTAATAGATATCTTAGACTATATTGAAAAATTGAACGAATTAGATACAGATGGTATACAGCCAATGGCATATGCAACATCCATAACAAATGTTTTTCGAGAGGACAAGCAAACACCTTCTTTCGCACACCAAGAGATAATAAAACTTTCCCCTTCAAGTACCAATGGCTTTTTTAAGGTGCCAAAGGTCATAGAATAA
- a CDS encoding Fur family transcriptional regulator, translating to MNEVEKVFRDYVQGQGLKFTPERQAILNHVFECHGHFEAEELLIDMRKNNKRVSKATIYRTLALLVSSGLLREVIFGEKHAHYEHVYGHEHHEHLVCIGCGKIIEFTDERIEEFQEQICIENNFKAESHKFQIMGYCEDCEKK from the coding sequence ATGAATGAAGTAGAGAAAGTATTTAGAGATTATGTACAAGGACAAGGTTTAAAGTTTACTCCTGAGAGACAAGCAATATTAAACCACGTCTTTGAATGCCACGGGCATTTTGAAGCTGAAGAGTTGTTGATAGATATGAGAAAAAACAACAAAAGGGTTTCAAAAGCAACTATTTATAGAACCCTTGCGCTATTAGTTAGCAGTGGTTTGCTTAGAGAAGTAATTTTTGGTGAAAAACATGCACATTACGAGCATGTTTATGGCCATGAGCATCATGAACATCTTGTATGTATAGGATGTGGTAAAATAATTGAATTTACTGATGAAAGAATAGAAGAATTTCAAGAACAAATATGTATTGAGAATAATTTTAAAGCCGAATCTCATAAATTTCAAATTATGGGATATTGTGAAGATTGTGAGAAGAAATAA
- the rpmB gene encoding 50S ribosomal protein L28 — MARICEICGKGTSVGFKLERRGLPKKKGGVGLKITGKTKRKFKANIQTMRANINGSIKKIKICTRCMNAGKVVKVV; from the coding sequence ATGGCACGTATCTGTGAAATATGTGGAAAAGGAACGTCTGTCGGGTTCAAACTGGAGCGAAGAGGTTTGCCCAAAAAAAAAGGTGGTGTTGGGCTTAAGATAACGGGTAAAACAAAGAGAAAATTTAAGGCTAATATACAAACTATGAGGGCAAATATTAATGGTAGTATCAAGAAGATAAAAATATGCACTAGATGCATGAATGCCGGTAAGGTTGTTAAGGTTGTATAA